One genomic segment of Borrelia miyamotoi includes these proteins:
- the infB gene encoding translation initiation factor IF-2: MSKNIDDDSNEDERKIKVVKLRKKVVKVVAHTDRNLNKFRKDFVESSSSSSNQGSNKGYSYGNRDRVGGGVRPSSLQYTDKSHAGGGHQQGHKGPFNRTHLHSKDNRGYSYGNRDRVGGGVRPSSLQYADKSHAGGGHQQGHKGPFNKIHTNSSSTTGSQTFRRVIRTKIVSSVAALSPADSDNKGLNRKLGEKKKQQQESQKGYKRKKEEIESKTIEQKVFDQLQKKKKENLANPIPKSIDIMGTITVSELARKMNLKSSDLIAKLMTLGVMVTINEKIDSDTATILVEEYGAKVNVVSIYDETVIEIEKDDESKRIAKPPIITIMGHVDHGKTKLLSVLQNIDINQTEFGGITQHIGAYTINYNDHEITFLDTPGHEAFTMMRSRGAQVTDIVVLVVSAVDGVMPQTIEAINHAKDAKVPIIVAINKIDLPDSNLDKVKHQLSEYDLVPEDWGGNTIFVAISALKSIGITELLDMIILQAEVMSLKANPTKRAIGRILDAKVDLGRGIVCSVIIEDGTLFVGDSFVGGVYHGKVRALVNERGVSVKSVGPAKAISVLGFSSIPQAGDPFQVTKTEKEAKLISSKRQDLKKYEDAKNVKKVTVSNLYDSIKDGGLKELKIILKADVQGSVEALKHSLEKLTNDEIKVKVIHSSVGAITETDISFAAASEAIMIGFHVRPTAKAQLLADQEKVEIRKYNIIYDAINSIKSVLEGMLEPDIEQQFIGFAEVRDVINLPKVGVVAGCYVSQGCIKRDAITNVMREGFQVHSGKISSLKRFKEDVKEVNAQYECGIMIDNYSDIKEGDIIEAFEIKKVKRRFNS, encoded by the coding sequence TTGTCAAAAAATATTGATGATGATAGCAATGAGGATGAGAGAAAAATTAAGGTTGTTAAGTTGCGAAAGAAAGTAGTAAAGGTTGTAGCCCATACTGATAGAAATTTAAATAAATTTAGAAAAGATTTTGTTGAATCTTCGAGTTCATCTAGTAATCAAGGTTCTAATAAAGGATATTCTTATGGGAATAGAGATAGGGTGGGGGGTGGAGTGAGACCTTCTTCTTTACAATATACAGATAAAAGTCATGCTGGGGGGGGTCATCAGCAAGGTCATAAAGGGCCTTTTAATAGAACTCATCTTCATAGTAAAGATAATAGAGGATATTCTTATGGGAATAGAGATAGGGTGGGGGGTGGAGTGAGACCTTCTTCTTTACAATATGCAGATAAAAGTCATGCTGGGGGGGGTCATCAGCAAGGTCATAAAGGGCCTTTTAATAAAATTCATACTAATAGTAGTAGTACTACTGGTTCCCAAACATTTAGACGAGTAATAAGGACTAAAATTGTTTCTAGTGTTGCTGCACTATCACCTGCTGATTCTGATAATAAGGGTCTTAATAGAAAGCTTGGTGAAAAGAAGAAGCAACAGCAGGAAAGTCAGAAAGGTTATAAGAGGAAAAAAGAAGAAATCGAGAGTAAAACAATAGAACAAAAAGTTTTTGATCAGCTTCAGAAAAAAAAGAAAGAAAATTTGGCAAATCCAATTCCTAAATCAATTGATATTATGGGAACTATTACTGTTTCTGAACTTGCAAGAAAAATGAATTTAAAATCTTCAGATTTAATTGCCAAACTAATGACTTTAGGTGTGATGGTAACTATTAACGAGAAGATTGATTCTGACACCGCTACTATTTTGGTTGAAGAGTATGGTGCTAAAGTGAATGTTGTTTCAATTTATGATGAAACGGTTATAGAAATAGAAAAAGATGATGAGAGCAAGAGGATTGCAAAACCCCCTATTATTACAATAATGGGACATGTTGACCATGGAAAAACTAAGCTTTTATCTGTGTTGCAAAATATTGATATAAATCAAACTGAGTTTGGTGGGATTACTCAACATATTGGTGCTTATACTATTAATTATAATGATCATGAAATAACATTTTTAGACACGCCAGGACATGAAGCTTTTACGATGATGAGAAGTCGAGGAGCTCAGGTTACAGATATTGTTGTGCTTGTTGTTTCTGCTGTAGATGGAGTGATGCCACAGACCATTGAGGCTATTAATCATGCAAAGGACGCTAAAGTTCCAATTATTGTTGCAATCAATAAAATTGATCTGCCAGATTCGAATTTGGATAAAGTTAAGCATCAGCTTTCAGAATATGATTTAGTTCCTGAAGATTGGGGAGGGAATACGATTTTTGTTGCAATTTCAGCTCTTAAAAGTATTGGTATTACAGAACTTCTTGATATGATTATTTTGCAAGCAGAAGTAATGTCATTAAAGGCTAATCCAACTAAAAGAGCTATTGGTAGAATTCTTGATGCTAAAGTTGACCTAGGTAGGGGAATAGTTTGTTCTGTTATAATTGAAGATGGAACGCTTTTTGTGGGGGATTCTTTTGTTGGAGGAGTCTATCATGGTAAGGTTAGAGCGTTAGTTAATGAGCGAGGAGTCTCTGTTAAGAGTGTTGGTCCTGCAAAAGCGATTAGTGTTTTGGGTTTTTCATCAATTCCTCAGGCTGGTGATCCGTTTCAGGTTACAAAAACGGAAAAGGAAGCTAAATTAATTAGTTCTAAAAGACAAGATCTTAAAAAATATGAAGATGCTAAGAATGTCAAAAAAGTTACTGTGTCAAATCTTTATGATTCAATTAAGGATGGAGGGCTGAAGGAACTTAAGATAATTTTAAAGGCAGATGTTCAGGGTTCTGTTGAGGCTTTAAAGCATTCTCTTGAAAAATTAACCAATGATGAGATTAAAGTAAAAGTTATTCATTCATCAGTAGGAGCAATAACAGAGACTGATATTAGTTTTGCAGCGGCAAGTGAAGCAATTATGATTGGTTTTCATGTGCGACCTACAGCAAAGGCACAATTATTAGCTGATCAAGAAAAAGTTGAAATTAGAAAATATAATATAATTTATGATGCAATAAATAGTATTAAATCGGTTCTGGAAGGGATGTTGGAGCCAGATATTGAACAGCAATTTATTGGATTTGCTGAAGTTCGTGATGTTATTAACCTTCCTAAGGTTGGAGTAGTGGCTGGATGTTATGTTTCGCAAGGATGTATAAAAAGGGATGCCATAACCAATGTTATGCGCGAAGGATTTCAGGTGCATTCAGGTAAGATTTCTTCATTAAAGAGATTTAAAGAAGATGTTAAAGAGGTTAATGCACAATATGAATGTGGAATTATGATTGATAATTACTCTGATATTAAAGAAGGAGATATCATTGAGGCATTTGAAATTAAGAAAGTAAAGAGGCGCTTTAATTCTTAA
- the pnp gene encoding polyribonucleotide nucleotidyltransferase: MKKVLKLKIGREDLILETGLLAKQANGAVLATYGGSTVLATVCCSNSVREDLDFIPLSVEYNEKYYAAGKIPGGFIKREGKPKDKEVLVSRLIDRPMRPLFDKRFGREIQVVPTTLSTDQMNPPDIVGMNAAFASVFLSDIPFDGPIAAVRIAYLNNEFIVNPSFSEIENSVLDIVVAGSLDGITMVEGGANEVSEEVLISAIDQAYEYIKQICNLQKEFISIIDKREKLPLAYEERVFEFKDELKSLIYSELKDACFVRGKLNRDKAIKLVQKKAYEHFSSINQVNEDSEFLFYKAFDDFEREIVRKSILEDNLRTDGRTPTQIRNIVAEVDLLKRTHGSALFTRGETQTLAVTTLGTSIDEQIMDDIDGDKRLNFMLHYNFPPFSVGETGRLMTGRREIGHGHLAQRSLEAMLPKKDDFPYTIRVVSEVLESNGSSSMATVCSGSMSLMAAGVPVKEQVAGIAMGLVNEGDKYVVLSDILGEEDHLGDMDFKVAGTKNGITGFQMDIKISNVTRQLMKDALEQARIGRMHILSIMDSVISRSRDDISVNAPKIIQLQIDIDKISLVIGSTGKTVKAITDEFEVRVQIEQDGRINLFGTDSLKMQKAKERIESIVREPKIGEIYEGIVKKINSFGAFIELTPIKEGFLSNRAKLRDDRYGGDIRNSKYGNSRHSRYGRDNRTTFSMRPPRLEEGQMVKVKISDIDKFGKIELEFVRD; this comes from the coding sequence TTGAAAAAAGTTTTAAAGTTGAAAATAGGAAGAGAAGATTTAATTTTGGAAACAGGCTTATTGGCTAAGCAAGCAAATGGCGCGGTTCTTGCTACTTATGGTGGTTCTACTGTTCTTGCTACGGTCTGTTGCTCAAATTCAGTTCGTGAAGATTTAGATTTTATTCCTTTGTCTGTTGAATATAATGAAAAGTATTATGCTGCTGGAAAAATTCCTGGGGGGTTTATTAAGAGAGAAGGTAAACCGAAAGATAAGGAAGTACTTGTTTCTAGATTAATAGATAGACCTATGAGACCCCTTTTTGATAAGAGGTTTGGTAGAGAAATTCAGGTTGTTCCTACAACTTTGTCTACAGATCAGATGAATCCTCCTGATATTGTTGGGATGAATGCTGCATTTGCATCGGTTTTTTTATCGGATATTCCGTTTGATGGTCCAATTGCTGCTGTTAGAATAGCCTATTTAAATAATGAATTTATAGTAAATCCTTCTTTTAGTGAGATAGAAAATTCTGTGCTTGATATTGTTGTTGCAGGGAGTTTGGATGGGATTACAATGGTTGAAGGTGGTGCTAATGAAGTTAGCGAGGAAGTTTTAATTTCTGCTATAGATCAAGCTTATGAATATATTAAACAAATTTGTAATCTCCAAAAGGAATTTATATCTATAATCGATAAGAGGGAAAAATTGCCACTTGCTTATGAGGAAAGAGTATTTGAGTTTAAGGATGAACTTAAAAGTTTAATTTATTCTGAACTTAAGGATGCTTGCTTTGTGAGGGGCAAGCTTAATAGAGATAAGGCTATAAAATTAGTCCAAAAGAAAGCTTATGAACATTTTTCTTCTATCAATCAAGTAAATGAAGATAGTGAATTTCTTTTCTATAAAGCTTTTGATGATTTTGAGCGAGAAATTGTTAGAAAATCAATTCTTGAAGATAATCTTAGAACTGATGGACGTACTCCTACACAGATAAGAAATATTGTTGCTGAAGTTGATCTGTTAAAGAGAACACATGGTTCTGCTCTTTTTACAAGAGGTGAAACTCAGACATTGGCTGTAACAACTTTGGGCACAAGTATTGATGAACAGATAATGGATGATATTGATGGTGATAAGCGTCTTAATTTTATGCTTCATTATAATTTTCCTCCTTTCTCTGTTGGGGAGACAGGTAGACTTATGACTGGCAGGCGTGAGATTGGACATGGTCACTTAGCTCAAAGATCTTTGGAAGCCATGTTACCTAAGAAAGATGATTTTCCATATACTATTAGGGTAGTATCTGAAGTGTTAGAATCAAATGGTTCATCATCAATGGCTACAGTATGTTCTGGGAGTATGTCTTTAATGGCAGCTGGAGTTCCTGTTAAGGAGCAAGTTGCAGGAATAGCTATGGGTCTTGTTAATGAGGGCGATAAGTATGTTGTTTTAAGTGATATTCTTGGAGAAGAGGATCACTTAGGGGATATGGATTTTAAGGTTGCAGGCACTAAGAATGGAATCACTGGTTTTCAGATGGACATTAAGATTTCAAACGTTACAAGGCAGTTAATGAAGGATGCTCTTGAACAGGCACGAATTGGGAGGATGCATATTCTATCTATTATGGATTCTGTTATTTCAAGATCAAGAGACGATATATCTGTTAATGCTCCTAAGATTATTCAATTACAAATTGATATTGATAAAATTTCTCTTGTTATTGGGTCTACTGGTAAAACAGTTAAAGCAATTACAGATGAATTTGAAGTTAGAGTTCAAATTGAGCAAGATGGAAGGATTAATCTTTTTGGAACTGATAGCTTAAAGATGCAAAAAGCTAAGGAAAGGATAGAGAGTATTGTCAGAGAACCCAAGATCGGTGAGATTTATGAAGGAATTGTTAAAAAGATTAACAGTTTTGGAGCTTTCATTGAGCTTACTCCTATAAAGGAAGGATTTTTGAGTAACCGAGCAAAATTAAGAGATGATAGATATGGTGGTGATATTAGGAATTCTAAGTATGGCAATAGTAGACATTCTAGATATGGTAGAGATAATAGGACTACATTTAGTATGCGTCCCCCAAGATTAGAGGAAGGTCAAATGGTTAAGGTCAAAATATCTGATATCGATAAGTTTGGTAAGATTGAGCTTGAATTTGTTAGAGATTAG
- a CDS encoding LptF/LptG family permease — translation MKVLKNNYEVYIVHEFCKYFLITFLFFFFVFFVNQILFFMRVLLQNYVPFFKAFIFVIYSLPMVINLSPPFAALLSVVLTIYRFKLNNEMLAFRSIGISVIDLLFPFLKLGLLIALISFVANDFLLPLGSIGRLKIFNEIKEEVPHLILKPYSSKQYGDLIFVSGEKSETGYKNVTFFDNTRLKGYDRIFMARELNIKKESYQVYFILNDVLSIALTEDESGFYDYFYADRMKYSIEQVTFSDNWLLSNVTPSQMSIRDVMKLIVKQNNLVKELNIKNDLEEDFLSLNFSSTYLNYLYDKSNIFNEDSVIENLNYLHNLSLSYTPYKDLVMQKNHALFYLEFYQKISLPLSVLFFIFLAFGMGMYSNKKYSIILELVISILICVFYWTMFIGGKVYTVQNASNPFVVTILPNLLLIFIGAILFFRLLKK, via the coding sequence ATGAAAGTATTAAAAAACAATTATGAAGTTTATATAGTTCATGAATTTTGTAAGTATTTTTTAATTACTTTTTTGTTTTTTTTCTTTGTGTTTTTTGTAAATCAAATACTTTTTTTTATGAGAGTACTTCTTCAAAACTATGTCCCATTTTTCAAGGCTTTTATTTTTGTGATATATTCGCTTCCCATGGTAATTAATCTTTCACCTCCTTTTGCAGCTTTGCTCTCAGTTGTGCTTACCATTTACAGGTTTAAACTTAATAATGAAATGTTAGCTTTTAGATCAATTGGAATATCTGTTATTGATTTGTTATTTCCATTTTTAAAATTAGGTTTACTTATTGCGTTGATTTCTTTTGTTGCAAACGATTTTTTGCTTCCTCTTGGTTCTATTGGTAGATTAAAAATTTTTAATGAAATAAAAGAAGAAGTGCCTCATTTGATATTAAAGCCTTATTCAAGCAAACAGTATGGGGATTTAATCTTTGTATCAGGAGAAAAATCTGAGACGGGATATAAAAATGTTACTTTTTTTGATAATACTAGACTTAAAGGTTATGACAGAATATTTATGGCAAGGGAACTTAATATTAAAAAAGAAAGTTATCAAGTTTATTTCATTTTAAATGATGTTTTATCGATTGCTTTAACAGAAGATGAGAGTGGATTTTATGATTATTTTTATGCTGATCGAATGAAATATTCAATTGAGCAAGTTACTTTTAGTGATAATTGGCTATTGAGTAATGTAACACCATCTCAAATGAGTATAAGGGATGTTATGAAACTTATTGTTAAGCAAAATAATTTGGTTAAAGAGTTAAATATCAAAAATGATTTAGAGGAAGATTTTTTGAGTTTAAATTTTTCAAGTACTTATTTAAATTATTTATATGATAAGAGCAACATTTTTAATGAAGATTCTGTTATTGAAAACTTAAATTATTTGCATAACTTAAGTTTAAGTTATACTCCTTATAAAGATCTGGTTATGCAGAAAAATCATGCTCTTTTTTATCTGGAATTTTATCAAAAAATTAGTTTACCATTATCTGTTTTATTTTTTATTTTTTTAGCTTTTGGTATGGGTATGTACTCAAATAAGAAATATTCTATTATTCTTGAACTTGTGATTTCAATTCTTATTTGTGTTTTTTATTGGACAATGTTTATTGGTGGAAAAGTTTATACTGTTCAGAATGCTTCAAATCCTTTTGTTGTAACTATTTTGCCAAATTTATTGTTAATTTTCATAGGTGCAATACTTTTTTTTAGACTTTTAAAAAAATGA
- the truB gene encoding tRNA pseudouridine(55) synthase TruB: MMNGIILLNKKVGITSCSTLFPLKKYFSTSRVGHTGTLDKFASGLLVVLVGRYTKLSSYITSLDKEYVSEFEFGIETDTLDPNGRVVNTTDYIPNLEELTRGIRSFIGEIYQTPPRFSSVHFKGKRAYKLALNGESFKLNPRKINIHDIQVLSYNVDSHILKLRIECSKGTYVRSIARDLALSLGSFSYVKSLERTKVGDFRLDNACFCEDFNINSLMSLESLRLFEKIYVDNNMIRAIKNGIHINIVINVGEYKILKSRDGEILAVIYGIGFNKYKYVLVF; the protein is encoded by the coding sequence GTGATGAATGGAATTATTTTATTAAATAAGAAAGTTGGAATAACTTCTTGTAGCACCCTCTTTCCTTTAAAGAAATATTTTTCGACAAGCCGAGTTGGACATACTGGGACTCTTGATAAGTTTGCAAGTGGTCTTTTGGTTGTTCTTGTTGGTAGATATACTAAACTTTCAAGTTATATTACATCTTTAGATAAAGAATATGTATCAGAGTTTGAGTTTGGAATTGAAACCGATACTCTTGATCCTAACGGTAGAGTAGTGAATACAACAGATTATATTCCGAATTTGGAAGAATTAACTCGTGGGATTAGGTCTTTTATAGGTGAAATTTATCAAACTCCACCTAGATTTTCTTCAGTGCATTTTAAAGGAAAAAGAGCTTATAAGTTGGCTCTTAATGGAGAGTCTTTTAAACTTAATCCTAGAAAGATTAATATACATGATATTCAGGTCTTAAGCTATAATGTTGATTCTCATATTTTGAAGTTAAGGATAGAATGCTCTAAGGGAACATATGTTAGAAGTATAGCAAGAGATTTGGCACTTTCTTTGGGCTCATTTTCTTATGTTAAGAGTCTTGAGAGAACTAAGGTTGGAGATTTTAGATTGGATAATGCTTGCTTTTGTGAAGATTTCAATATAAATTCTTTAATGAGTTTAGAATCTTTGAGGCTTTTTGAAAAAATTTATGTTGATAATAATATGATTAGGGCTATTAAAAATGGTATTCATATCAATATTGTTATTAATGTTGGTGAATATAAGATTTTGAAGTCTAGAGATGGAGAGATATTAGCGGTAATTTATGGCATTGGTTTTAATAAATATAAGTATGTTCTTGTTTTTTGA
- the nusA gene encoding transcription termination factor NusA — translation MIKGTGQMISNIANDRGMSIDAIRKTVRESMMIAYKKYFGTSENALVKFDEDTGDLVVYSKKKIVEKVQDDILEISKDNVQEFEIMENGYAYVEIDPKIFDRLSIQVAKQRTKTDLQGIEDNELYLEFKHKLHKIVIGYVQQNRNGDLYINLGSTDGVIPKKYQSPREVYGLNDKVRVLVYSVNKGKNGVEVVLTRTHPKFIEELLTLEIPEIEEGIIKIHKIVRDPGYRTKVAVYSEKEEIDPVGPCIGQKGVRIQSIIKELEGEKIDIIPYSKDIKEFIKDVLTPAKIDNVYIVDEDLHKALVVVSDDQLSLAIGKMGQNVRLANRLLDWAIDVKTNSQFAEMKASGEFKQETFEMFDKIMDNVQEDEFEEINKISELKILDGDIVDKLIEAGFDDIDSFLDASEKKLFELGISYEKQEEINKILKEGMVIISNDDGSIESVKEEEELLCPECGSVINENMTFCPGCKIGLSFEFEEE, via the coding sequence ATGATAAAGGGTACTGGTCAAATGATTTCCAATATTGCTAATGATAGAGGAATGAGCATAGATGCTATTCGAAAGACAGTTAGGGAATCTATGATGATAGCTTATAAGAAATATTTTGGAACGAGTGAGAATGCTTTAGTTAAATTTGATGAAGATACTGGAGATTTAGTAGTTTATTCCAAAAAAAAGATTGTAGAGAAAGTTCAGGATGACATACTTGAAATATCGAAAGACAATGTTCAAGAATTTGAAATTATGGAAAATGGATATGCATATGTTGAAATTGATCCTAAAATTTTTGATAGACTTTCAATTCAAGTTGCTAAGCAAAGAACTAAGACTGATTTGCAGGGAATTGAGGATAATGAACTTTACTTAGAGTTTAAGCACAAATTGCATAAAATTGTTATTGGTTATGTTCAGCAGAATAGGAATGGAGATCTGTATATTAATCTTGGTAGTACAGATGGTGTTATTCCTAAAAAATATCAATCTCCAAGGGAAGTTTATGGGCTTAATGATAAAGTTCGAGTTCTTGTTTATAGTGTAAATAAAGGGAAAAATGGGGTGGAGGTAGTTTTAACAAGAACTCACCCTAAATTTATTGAAGAGCTTCTTACTCTTGAGATTCCTGAAATTGAGGAAGGTATTATTAAGATTCATAAGATAGTAAGAGATCCTGGTTATAGGACTAAGGTTGCTGTTTATTCTGAGAAAGAGGAGATTGATCCTGTAGGTCCTTGTATTGGACAGAAGGGTGTTAGGATTCAATCAATCATTAAAGAACTTGAGGGAGAAAAAATAGATATTATTCCTTATTCTAAAGACATTAAAGAGTTTATTAAAGATGTTTTAACTCCTGCCAAAATAGATAATGTATATATTGTTGATGAGGATTTGCATAAGGCTTTAGTAGTGGTTAGCGATGATCAACTTTCGCTTGCAATAGGTAAGATGGGGCAGAATGTTAGACTTGCAAATAGGCTTCTTGATTGGGCAATTGATGTTAAGACTAATAGTCAGTTTGCAGAAATGAAAGCAAGTGGAGAGTTTAAACAAGAGACTTTTGAAATGTTTGACAAGATTATGGATAATGTTCAAGAAGATGAATTTGAGGAAATAAATAAGATTAGCGAGCTTAAAATTCTTGATGGTGATATTGTTGACAAGTTGATTGAGGCAGGTTTTGATGATATTGATAGTTTTTTAGATGCTAGCGAAAAAAAACTTTTTGAGCTAGGAATAAGTTATGAAAAGCAAGAAGAAATAAACAAGATCTTGAAAGAAGGGATGGTAATAATTTCTAATGATGATGGATCTATTGAAAGTGTTAAGGAAGAAGAAGAGTTGCTTTGTCCTGAATGTGGGTCTGTTATTAATGAAAATATGACTTTTTGTCCAGGTTGTAAGATAGGGCTTAGCTTTGAATTTGAAGAGGAGTAG
- a CDS encoding ComF family protein, producing the protein MCNWVILKSIFLPFCSCCHKDYVCLNALCKSCVEFFHFDIKMKGNIWYFFEYKNEYKRLILAYKKDGQRSLGKFFANGILQFLKSIDFDLVVSVPCSFKRKAFYGFDHMEYIGDLLVSNGINYINVFKRGLGRSQKFLRRDLRHSNLGNKVKLKLRHRNIKLKRIILIDDIVTTGVSMSLCEDILTKYGAWSVLKLSIARG; encoded by the coding sequence ATGTGTAATTGGGTTATTTTAAAAAGCATATTTCTTCCCTTTTGTTCTTGTTGTCATAAAGATTATGTTTGTTTGAATGCTCTTTGCAAGAGTTGTGTTGAATTTTTTCATTTTGATATTAAGATGAAAGGTAATATTTGGTATTTTTTTGAATATAAAAATGAATATAAAAGGTTGATTCTTGCTTATAAAAAAGATGGACAAAGATCGCTTGGTAAATTTTTTGCAAACGGGATTTTGCAATTTTTAAAAAGCATTGATTTTGATTTGGTTGTTAGTGTTCCTTGCAGTTTTAAGAGAAAGGCTTTTTATGGTTTTGATCATATGGAATATATTGGGGATTTATTGGTTAGTAATGGGATAAATTATATTAATGTTTTTAAACGAGGATTGGGTAGGAGTCAAAAATTTTTGCGTAGAGATTTGAGGCATAGTAATTTAGGAAATAAAGTTAAATTAAAATTGAGGCATAGAAATATTAAGCTTAAAAGAATCATATTGATTGATGATATTGTGACTACAGGGGTGTCCATGTCTTTGTGTGAAGATATTCTTACAAAATATGGAGCTTGGAGTGTCCTAAAGCTATCAATTGCAAGGGGCTAG
- the rpsO gene encoding 30S ribosomal protein S15 yields the protein MVSKEQKQKIITEFGKNSKDTGSVEVQIALITGRIRYLTEHLKINKKDHSSKRGLLKLVGQRRSLLRYYQKKNLEAYRTLIAKLGLRK from the coding sequence ATGGTTAGTAAAGAACAAAAACAAAAAATAATTACAGAATTTGGGAAAAATTCAAAGGATACAGGTTCAGTTGAAGTTCAAATAGCGTTAATTACGGGTAGAATAAGGTATTTAACAGAGCATTTAAAGATCAATAAAAAGGATCATAGTTCTAAGAGGGGTTTGTTAAAGTTAGTTGGACAGAGAAGGAGCCTGTTAAGATATTATCAGAAAAAAAATTTGGAGGCTTATAGAACCTTAATAGCTAAACTTGGACTTAGAAAGTAA
- the rbfA gene encoding 30S ribosome-binding factor RbfA, producing the protein MEKEIRKSKLESLLVQEIGNLIVTKGIKDPRVHEFLTVARVEVSKDLINARVFICSIKEGASLDNAIKALNNAKGFIQREIVKRIRVRNTPKLNFLRDDTISKAFYVNKVIENLSFSEEK; encoded by the coding sequence ATGGAAAAAGAGATAAGAAAGTCAAAACTTGAAAGTTTATTAGTTCAAGAGATTGGTAATTTAATAGTAACAAAGGGAATTAAAGATCCTAGAGTACATGAGTTTTTAACTGTTGCAAGAGTTGAAGTTTCAAAAGATTTAATAAATGCTAGAGTATTTATTTGTTCTATTAAAGAAGGGGCTTCTCTTGATAATGCCATTAAAGCATTAAATAATGCTAAAGGCTTCATTCAAAGAGAGATTGTTAAACGCATTAGAGTCAGGAATACTCCAAAATTAAATTTTTTAAGAGATGATACTATTTCTAAGGCTTTTTATGTTAATAAGGTAATTGAAAATTTAAGTTTTAGTGAAGAAAAATAG
- a CDS encoding LptF/LptG family permease, with the protein MRVDKLFVNNILSTFLVMNLFFVILLVLFDLFTNIFNYIDNNLSINDIIYIYYLYLPKSFSDGLALSFLFAVSNLIGNLSMRNEMIGLFSCGISIFRILISIMIISVFISIMLFFFDNYLVIDTVAKRDVFLKNSIESYSANDRNIIIKDFAREIYNIRRYDVKHNTISNLIIILKDKDDNFKKRYDISKAEWIDDRWHLYGVREFSKVERDVVEKFYEIRDGTGIVNLEPEYIKVVMLSSKTLNFSRLINWIGNLRRENLDYSEALFDFLNRIFFSFRLILLSFTVVFVSLALKKNIFIWSLLNSIAFAVVYVILITIFNFLADLGYLPIAVASSLPTVLFIIINFVIYNLVYK; encoded by the coding sequence ATGAGAGTAGATAAGCTTTTTGTAAATAATATACTATCGACCTTTTTGGTTATGAATTTGTTTTTTGTGATCTTACTTGTGCTTTTCGATTTGTTTACAAATATTTTCAATTATATTGATAATAATCTTAGTATTAATGATATTATTTACATTTATTATCTTTATTTGCCAAAATCTTTTTCAGATGGTTTGGCTTTATCTTTTCTTTTTGCCGTTTCTAATCTTATTGGCAATCTCTCCATGAGAAATGAAATGATAGGACTTTTTAGTTGTGGAATTTCCATTTTTAGGATATTAATTTCGATAATGATCATTAGTGTTTTTATCTCAATAATGCTCTTTTTTTTTGATAATTATTTGGTTATAGATACTGTTGCTAAAAGGGATGTTTTTCTTAAAAATAGTATTGAAAGTTATAGTGCAAATGATAGAAATATAATCATTAAGGATTTTGCAAGAGAAATTTACAATATTAGGCGTTATGATGTTAAGCATAATACTATTTCTAATCTAATAATTATTTTAAAAGATAAAGATGATAATTTTAAAAAAAGGTATGATATAAGTAAGGCTGAGTGGATTGATGATAGATGGCATCTTTATGGTGTAAGAGAATTTTCTAAGGTAGAACGAGACGTGGTAGAGAAATTTTATGAAATTCGTGATGGAACTGGGATTGTTAATTTAGAGCCTGAATATATTAAGGTAGTTATGCTTTCTTCAAAAACATTGAATTTTTCAAGGCTTATTAATTGGATTGGAAACCTTAGGAGAGAAAATTTGGATTATTCTGAAGCTTTGTTTGATTTTTTAAATAGGATATTTTTTTCATTTAGACTAATACTTCTTAGTTTTACTGTAGTTTTTGTAAGTCTTGCTTTGAAAAAAAATATTTTTATATGGAGTTTACTAAATAGTATTGCGTTTGCAGTTGTGTATGTAATTTTAATTACAATTTTTAACTTTTTAGCTGATCTTGGCTATTTGCCTATAGCAGTTGCAAGTTCATTGCCCACTGTTTTGTTTATTATTATTAATTTTGTTATTTATAATCTTGTATATAAGTAG